The nucleotide sequence TCTTGATTGTTCTGGCGCTGTCGTTGGGACAGTCGGCTGTGTACTCTGTGGTGCAGCTTCTGGACAAGCTGACCAGCGCGCCGCTGGCCCAGGGCACTTCCACGCTCAACCGGTCGCAGAGCACACGCGAATACTTCGATCTGACGTATCAGTTGCTGGAAATCTTCTTTGCGCTGATGCCCGTCCTGCTCGTGATCTACTTCCTGACTGACCAGCGCCAATCACGTACCGTCACCGGTCACCGCAGTGGTTCGGTGTTCGAAAAGCTTGGCTTCAATTTTGCCCGCCCGGGAAGGGACCTGATTCAGGGATTTGGGCTGGCCGTCCTGATCGGTCTCCCCTCCCTGGGGCTCTATGCGGCTGGGCGCGCGCTGGGCATCACGACTGCGATTATTCCCAGCGCGCTGGACCCGTACTGGTGGACCGTTCCCGTGCTGATTCTCTCCGCAGTGCGGCACGCGGTCGTCGAGGAAGTCATCGTGGTGGGGTACCTGCTGGACCGTTTCGGGAAGTTCGGCTGGTCAGTACCGCTGTCCGTCCTTGCCAGCGCCACGCTCAGGGGCAGCTACCACCTGTACCAAGGCTTCGGGCCATTCATCGGAAACGCCGTCATGGGTGCGGTCTTTGCCTGGGTCTACACCAAAACCCGGCGCGTGATGCCACTGGTCATCGCCCACGCAGTGCTGAACACGGTGGCATTCGTAGGGTTCAGCCTCTTTGGCAAGGCAGCGGGGCTCGGGTAGACCCCACTCGCCGTTGAGAAAGCATGGCAGTTCTGGACGCTGTCCTCCCGGACGGTTATACCTGCTGGTCTCGGCGATGGTTGGGTCCAGCCGCTTCAGATCCCGCGATTTAGCACTCATGGAGAAACCGCCCGGGACAAGGGCGCTGCTCCGGCGTCGAGGTGCTGGATGGAGTCGGTGGTGATAAGGATCACGCGGGCCGTTGTGATGTCGAAGAAGAGTCCTGTGGCCTGCAGTTGGCCTGTCGCCAGTGCGGGGCCCGCGAGCGGGTGGTCTTCAAGTTTGCGCAGTTGCACGGCCACGTTGACCATGCCCAGCTGATCCAGCCGGCTGTAGCCTGCCGCTGCGGCCGCGGCTGCCACCGGGTGCCCGTCCAGTAATTCTTGGTGGCTTGGACGGGCGTGGCCGAGCCAGGTATTGAAGGCTTCGCCGAGTCCCAAAGAAGCGGGTCCGGTTTCTGCGTCGGCGATGACGGCCTTCATGGCTCCGCAGTTCGAGTGGCCGCAGATCACGATGGACTCCACGCCCAGCCCGGTGAGGGCGAAGGACAGGACCGATTCGATCGAGGCGTCCTCTCCGGCGTTGGACACGACGTTGCCTATGTTGCGCAGGGTGAGCAGGTCGCCGGGGCCGCTGCTGGTGATCAGGTTGGGGTTAACCCGGGAGTCCACGCAGGCCACGAACAGGGTGTCGGGGTTCTGGCCCTCCGCGAGGTCCTGGATGAGCGGGAGGACTTTGTCCGCATGGCGGCGGTGGTATTTGTCGACGCCCAGCAGGATGGAGCGCAGACGGAGATGCTCGACGTCGTCAATGCCCGCAGGCTGCCGGTTCGCCCTGGGTTGCAGCGGCAGCTCCAGTGCTTCCTGGCGTTGGGGGGTGTTGGCAGCTGCATCCTGGAATGCCGTGTTTCCATGCTCCTCGATCAGGACCGATCCTCCGGCCGCGGTGTGCTGCTTTTTCCAGGCGACCAAGGCCTCGTGAAAAGCATGATCCACGTAGTCCGCGCTGAGTTCGACCAGCACGTCCGTGCCTTCGGGGATCGAGTGCAGCACCCGGTTTAGCCGGGGCAGTGCGAAGAAACTGCAGGAACCGGCGATGCTGACGCGCCACTTGCCGTCCGGTCTGGAGGGTGAGGGCAGCGTAAGTTGGAGTTCAAGACCAAGAAGAGCGCCATGTGCAAGGAACCAGCCCCCCAGGCGTACCAATGCCTCTTCTAAGCGGAAAGGATTGAGCAATATGGATGGTTTCACGTGGGATTCCACTGTGTCAGACAAGTTCGACCGGCCGGATGAAGAAGTTGCACGGAATGGCTCTGTAGATGAGAGATCGACTCTAGCCCGACGCGAGAACCTGAGTCGGGAGGTCTTTCTCATCCTGGCTGACACAGACGAGATTGACGTCTGTAGCTCGCTCGCGATGAACTACACAACGCCCCCGGACATCTTGGACAGGACCGTGGAACGTTTCCCGGAGCTACGTGAATGGGCGGCGACCAACCCGAATGCATCCGCTGATTTGAAGAAAACAGCGCCGCTGGCTGAACACATCGCATTATCCATTGAGCGCTTTGTGGATCAGGTCGAGGCTACCGACGCAGAAATCCGGGAACTGATGAAGCGCTACTACAAGCTGCAGCCGCCTGGCGGCCCGCTCCTCGGGGACGTCTGGACTCAAATCCGCCCAGAACACTGAGAGGCGATATGAAGTCGACGGAGGGCAACCGAAAGGCGGATCTGCTGCGCCCAGATCCAAGGGCGTAACCGTTAATGTCCGATGCCCACAGCCGGGGACGGTCCTGATGGGTTATCCACCGCTGCTGCTCTGAGGGAGGTTTCCTGATGGCTCCGATTTTCAGCGGTAGATACCCCGGATTGACCCCAACCGGGGACAGATAACCCGTGTGGTCACCTTGAGTGCCGGCCAACAAATCAGCGCCTAGCTAGAGTAGACCTGCCCGTTCTTCAGTCGCCAGCCTCGGGCAGATCCAGAAGGCTGGCGACTGGGGTTGGCGTAAAGTCGAGCCCATCATCGCAAATCACGGGCATCATCAACACGACCAAACAAATGTTTCGTTCGTAAAAATTCGATGCCGATAGCTTGGTCCTCCATGTTGATGCGGGTGGCGAAATTAACCCAGGAGTACCCGC is from Arthrobacter sp. QXT-31 and encodes:
- a CDS encoding CPBP family intramembrane glutamic endopeptidase, coding for MLVPSRRRLRIEVLIVLALSLGQSAVYSVVQLLDKLTSAPLAQGTSTLNRSQSTREYFDLTYQLLEIFFALMPVLLVIYFLTDQRQSRTVTGHRSGSVFEKLGFNFARPGRDLIQGFGLAVLIGLPSLGLYAAGRALGITTAIIPSALDPYWWTVPVLILSAVRHAVVEEVIVVGYLLDRFGKFGWSVPLSVLASATLRGSYHLYQGFGPFIGNAVMGAVFAWVYTKTRRVMPLVIAHAVLNTVAFVGFSLFGKAAGLG
- a CDS encoding carbonic anhydrase, with the protein product MVRLGGWFLAHGALLGLELQLTLPSPSRPDGKWRVSIAGSCSFFALPRLNRVLHSIPEGTDVLVELSADYVDHAFHEALVAWKKQHTAAGGSVLIEEHGNTAFQDAAANTPQRQEALELPLQPRANRQPAGIDDVEHLRLRSILLGVDKYHRRHADKVLPLIQDLAEGQNPDTLFVACVDSRVNPNLITSSGPGDLLTLRNIGNVVSNAGEDASIESVLSFALTGLGVESIVICGHSNCGAMKAVIADAETGPASLGLGEAFNTWLGHARPSHQELLDGHPVAAAAAAAGYSRLDQLGMVNVAVQLRKLEDHPLAGPALATGQLQATGLFFDITTARVILITTDSIQHLDAGAAPLSRAVSP